The Corynebacterium atypicum genome contains the following window.
TTCTTCAGCTCCGCGAAGCGCTCGCGCAGCGAGTCGATGCGCTGGTCGACGTCCTCGTCGGTAACCTGCAGCGCGGGAACCGTCACCGAGACCTCGGAGAAGTCCGGCACGTCGATCTCCGACTGGACGTCAACCTCGGCGGTGAACTCGACGTGGTCGTTGTCCTCGATCTCGGTGATGTTCACGTCGGGCTGACCGATCGGCTTCTGGTCCGCCTCCACCATCGCCTGCTCGTAGCGGGAGGGCAGCATGTCGTTGACCACCTGCTCGAGCACCACGCCGCGGCCGAAGCGGGCGTCGATAAGCTGGCGAGGAGCCTTACCCCGCCGGAAGCCCGGAATCGAGACCTGCTGGGCGATGGCCTTGTAGGCCTGATCAATCTCGCCCTTAAGCTCATCGAACGGAACGTTAACGGTGAGCTTGATGCGGGTATCGCTCAGCTTCTCAACGGAACTCTTCACGGAGTCACTCTCCTGGCCTGCGCTTCGACGGTTAATTTCTGCCTATTTAAACGACTAAGTCAATAGGTCTTACGTCGGGGCGACAGGATTTGAACCTGCGACCCCCTGCTCCCAAAGCAGGTGCGCTACCAAACTGCGCCACGCCCCGCGACGTCGGTTCAGCATACCGAGGCGACCCCGCGCAACGAAACATCGGGGTCCCAATACCGCCAAAAAATCGCATCCCCCCAGGCCAGAAGCCAAAGAAGGATGCGATTATGCGAGGGAACGACGGGAATCGAACCCGCGTCTTCAGCTTGGAAGGCTGAGGTATTAGCCACTATACGACGTTCCCCTACAAGACGGATAGCCTAGCGGATCTGTCCTCCAAGACACAAACCCTTAAGCCCACTGGACGTTGACGCCCGGGAACCTTTGCCACACCTGCCGCGTTGTACCAAGTAAGTCGGGGCGATCCCGCGAGAACCCCGCCGTATACCTACCGTCAAAACCGAAGGACCGTGATCGGACTGTGACAGCACTTCTGCTCCTCCTCATCCTCGGCGCCGGAGCGGCAATCTGGGCGCAGTCGAACAAGCGCAACGAGGCCCGCGGGGAAGAACTCTCGTTCGCCGACGCCCAGGCAGACGCCCGCCGCTGGATCGAACGGCTGGGCTCGCAGGTACTTACGCTTTCGGGCAACGATACCGCCTCGACCCAGGCGCTTACCGACGCCTCGGAGCGCTACAACGCCGCGTCCGCGGCGATCGGACAGGCGCAGACCGTCAAGCAGGCCCAGCTGGCCCGCGAGTCCGCTCTGGAAGGCCTGCACTACGTCAACGCCGCCCGCGAGATCATGGGGCTGCCGGCGGGCCCGGAGCTACCCCCGCTGGCGGGGCAGCGCGCCGCGGGCAAAGTCACCGAACGCCGCACCATCGAGCAAAACGGGCAGACGATTACGGCTTCCCCCTCGGCCAGCGCCGAGACCCCGAACTACTACCCCGGCGGTCAAGTAGCCGGCCGCCCGGTTCCGGCCGGCTGGTACTCCACCCCATGGTGGGCGCCCGCGATGGCGACCGGCCTGTGGACTGCCGGATCGGTCATGATGTTCTCGGCGCTGTTCTCCGGCATGTCAGGCGTGGGCTATTCTGCTGCCGCGTTTGAAAACGGCTATGGCTCCGGCTACGAGGACGGGTTGGCCGCAGGCGAAGGCGGTGCCGGTGAGCTCGACCGCGGCGACGGCGGCTTCTTCGGCGGCGACGGCGGCGACGGTGGCTTCGACTTCGGCGGGTTCGACTTCTAAGCGCGCGCCGTACAACCACGCGTTCTTCCCAGTCGTGGCACACTAGTGCCATGACATCTTCTGCAGTACCCCACATCACGCTCCACGACGGCAACACCATCCCCCAGCTGGGCTTCGGCTCGTTCAAGGTTGATAACACCGAGGCCGAGCGCATCGTATCCGAGGCTTTGCAAGCCGGCTACCGGCACATCGACACCGCGGCCTTTTACGGCAACGAGGAAGGCGTGGGCCGGGCCATCGCGGCGTCTGCGATCCCCCGCGATGAGCTCTTCATCACCACCAAGTTGTGGAATGACCGCCACGGCGACCCGGACCGGGCCCTGGCCGAGTCGCTCGACAGGCTCGGGCTCGACTTCGTCGACCTCTACCTGATCCACTGGCCGTGCCCCGCCCAGGATCGCTACCTTCAGGCGTGGGATTACCTGCAGCAGGCCCAGCAGGACAAGCTCGTGCGCTCGATCGGCGTGTCCAACTTCTTGCCCGAGCATCTAGACCGGCTGCTGCGCGAGGCCGACGCCGCGCCCGTGGTGGATCAGATCGAGCTCCACCCCGCGTACCAGCGCCTCGACGACGTCGAGTTCCTGCGCGACCACCAGATCGCGGTGGAGGCCTGGGGCCCGCTCGGCCAGGGCAAGTACGCGCTTCTCGACGCCCCGGAGGTCACCCGCGCAGCTGAGGCGCACGGCAAGGGGCCCGGCCAGGTGATTATCCGCTGGCACCTCCAACACGGCCGGATACTCTTCCCCAAATCCGCCAACCCTGAACGGATCCGGCAGAACATCGACGTGTTCGACTTTGAGCTCACGGACGAGGAAATGGCCGCTATCGACGGCCTGGACCGCGGACTCGACGGCCGGGTAGGCCGAGATCCCAATGAGATGGAGCCCGGCACCATCTAATACCCCAGCGGTCGGCGGCAGGAAAGCTTGAGCCCCGGGCGGTCGATTGACGGCCCGGGGCTGAACTCCGACAGGGGTCGCCTCGGCTAGGCCTGAGGCGTCTCCGGGGCGACGCCGGTGCGCTCGTATTCGGAAAGAATGTCGATGCGACGCTGGTGCCGCTCCTCCTGCGACCACTCCTGCGTCATGAAGGCGTCGATAATCTCCAGGGCTTCTTCCTGCGTGTGCATCCGCCCGCCGATGCCCATCACCTGGGCGTTGTTGTGCTCGCGGGCAAGTTTTGCCGTCTCCACCGACCAAGCGAGCGCGCAGCGCACCCCTGGCACCTTGTTGGCTGCGATCTGTTCGCCGTTTCCGGAGCCGCCGAAGACGATCCCGAGCGATCCTGGGTCGTTGACCGTCCGGCTCGCCGCCTCGATGCAGTAAGCCGGGTAGTCATCGGAGGGGTCGAGCTCGTGGGCGCCGCAGTCGATGACCTCGTGGCCCTGGGACAGAAGATGCTCAGCCGCCGCATTTTTCAGATCGAAACCTGCGTGGTCTGCTCCTAGGTATACGCGCATGGCTCAAAGTCTAGCGACGCCGCAGCCCACTGTGCTTGATGGCGCTGGCAGCGTCGCTGATTCTTGTCCCTCCTACTTGACCTGCGGGCTCTCCGTGCGGCTGCGCTTGAGCTCGAAGAAGTGGGGGTACTCGGCCAGACGCACCGCGGCGTCGAAAATCTCGCCGGCCTCCTCGCCGCGTGGGACGCGGGTGATCACCGGGCCGAAGAACGCGGCCTCGCCGAGCTTAACCACCGGGGTACCCACCTCATCGCCCACCGCGTCCATGGCTAGGCCGTGGTACTCGCGCAGCTTCTCGTCCCACTCTTCGGTGTTGGCCACCTGCGCGTAGGCGGCGTCCAGACCCACCTCGGCCAAGCCGGACTCGATCACGGCGTCATAAGCCCCAAAGTCTTTCTTGCCGCCCTCGCCGCCGGGGTGAATGGCGGTGCCCATCGCCGTGTAGAGCTGGTCGACGAGCTCCGGGTGCTCGGTGGCTACGGCGGCGAACACGCGGGCCGGGCCCCAGTTGGCCTTCATCATGTCCAGGTAGCCGGGATCGAGATCGCGGCCCTCGTTCAATACCGACAGGCTCATCGGCAGCCACGTGATCTCAATGTCGCGGACCTTTTCTACCTCCTTCATCCATCGGGAGGTCTGCCAGGCAAAGGGGCAGGACACGTCGAACCAGAACGTTACCTGCTGGGTCTTTTCGGCCTCTTTGGTCATAAAAATCGCCCTCTTCTCGATTCGTCTGTACGAGCCCGCGCGCCAGCAAGCACGCGCGGGCATGGTGACCGCCAGCCTAGGGAAAGAACCTGCCCGGCGCATGGCCGGCGGCGGCAGCTCTGCGACTACCGTGTAGTTCATGACCTCTACTAACCTCACGCGCGCCGAGGCCGAAGCCCGCGCCGAGCTCATCCAGGTCGAGCATTACGACGTCGTCTTGGACTTGAGCGAGGCCGCCGGCGAACACGCCGATTGCTTCTCTTCGGTGACCACTATCGAATTCACCGCCCGGAAAGCCGGCGACACCTTCTGCGATCTGCAGGCCGACTCCGTGACCGAGGTCCTCCTCGACTCCGAGGACATCACCGAATCCGCCGTGCGGCTTTCCGCCCGCGGCTACGACGAGGATCGCGGGCTCAAGCTGGCGGGGCTCACCCCGGGCCGGCACACGCTGCGGGTGACCGCCAAGTGCCGGTATTCGCGCACCGGCGAAGGGCTGCACCGCTTTGTCGACCCCGCCGACGGCCAGGTCTACCTGTACACCCAATTTGAGACCGCAGACGCCAAACGCATGGTCGCCTGCTTCGACCAGCCAGATCTTAAGGCCACGTGGACGTTCACCATCACCACCCCGAGGGACTGGACGGTTATTTCAAACGGCCCGCAGTCCCGCAGCTTTGCGGGCACCCGCGCGGTGCACCGCTCCCGGATCGACTACCCGCTGTCGACCTACCTCATCGCGGTGTGCGCCGGCCCCTACGTCGGCGTTCACGACGAGTGGCGCGGCCACCTGACCCATCACCCGGAGACCCCGGAAGACCAGCCAGCTGCGGACGAGGAGATCCGGATCCCGCTGGCCATCTACACCCGGGCGTCCATCGCCAAGCATCTGGACGCGCACCGCCTTTTCACCGAAACCAAGCAGGGCTTCGACTACTATCACCGCAATTTCGGCTTTGCCTACCCGTACGGCAAGTACGACCAAGTCTTTGTGCCCGAGTTCAACGCGGGCGCAATGGAAAACGCCGGCTGCATCACCATCCGCGACGAGTACGTGTTCACCTCCGCGGCCACCCACTACCGCTACGAACGCCGCGCGGACACGGTTCTCCACGAGATGGCGCACATGTGGTTCGGCGACCTGGTCACCATGCGCTGGTGGGACGACCTCTGGCTCAACGAGTCGTTTGCCACCTGGGCATCTGCGATGTCACAGTCGGAGGAGACGGAGTACCAGACGGCTTGGGTGACCTTCACCGCCGTGGAGAAGGCGTGGGCGTACAGCCAAGACCAGCTGCCAACCACCCACCCGATTTCCACCGACGCCTCGGACATCGAGACGGTCAATCAGAACTTCGACGGCATCACCTACGCCAAGGGCGCCAGCGTGCTCAAGCAGCTGCAGGCCTACGTCGGCCGGGAGAACTTCTTTGCCGGGGTCCGCCGGCACTTCGCCGCCCACGCTTTTGGCAATGCCACCTTCACCGACCTGGTCGGGGCCCTAGAGCAGGCCTCCGGGCGCGACCTGTCTGACTGGGCCAGGCAATGGCTCAAGACCACCGGGATCTCCCGGCTTTCGCCGACTTTTACGCTCGCCGAAGACGGCACTTACGCCGAGTTCGCGGTGCTGCAGGATTCCGAGACGCTGCGCGATCACCGCGTGGCCGTCGGTCTGTACCGGCTGGACGAGGACGGCGTGGTGCGGCGTTTCCGCCGCGTCGAGCTCGACGTTTCCGGGGCGCGCACGGAGGTCGCCGAGCTCGTCGGCGAGCAAGCGGCGGACCTGGTACTGGTCAACGACGACGACCTCACCTACTGCCTGATGGGCCTCGACGACGCCTCGCGCGCATTCGTCACCGAGCACATCGCGCAGATTGAGTCCCCCATGGCGCGCACCCTGTGCTGGTCGGCCGCCTGGGAGGACACCCGGTCTGGCACGCTCCCGGCGCGCGAGTTCGTGCGCCTCGTCGCCCGCGGCGCCGCTAGCGAGACGCAGCTGAGCGTCACTGAGCGCATCCTGGCCCAGGCGGCGATCGCCGCGCACCGCTACGCCGACCCCGAGTGGGCGCGCGCGGAGGGCACGGAGCTGCTATGCGACGCCCTGGTGGACGGCGCGCGGGGTGCTAATCGCGAGGCCGCGCTCATCTTCGCCCAGGCGCTTTGCCGGGTGCCGCTTTCCGAGCGGGCCTCCGACTACCTGGCGGGCGTACTCGATGGGCAGGCCGGCGCGATCGAGGTGGACGCGGATCTGCGGTGGCTGGCGCTGACCGCGTTGATTTCCCACGGCAAGGTGGCGGATCCGGAAGGTCAGATCGCACGCCTTGCGTCTGATGACCGTTCCTCGTCCGGCGCGATGGCGGCGGTGCGCGCGCGTGCGGCCGTGCCGACGCCCGAGGCCAAAGAGCGCGGCTGGCAGGCCGCGACCTCGGGTCAGCTGAGCAACCTGGGCCTGCGGTTTACCAACGAAGGGCTCACGTGGGCCGGCTCCGAGGAGCTGATGACTGCCTTCAGCGCACGCTACTTCGAGGTGGCCGAGGATATTTGGCGTCGGTTCAGCCCGGAGATGGCCCAGCGCACCTTGGTCGAGCTCTACCCGCACTGGGAGGCGAGCCAGGAGCAGCTCGAGCGCGCAGACCAGCTGATCGCCGCCAGCCAGGGCGGGCTTAAGAGGGTCATCGCGGAAAACCGCGATCGGATGGCGCGGGCACTTCGGCTGCGGGAGATCGACGCTTAAGGCCGGAGCCGAAAAGGCACGCCTAGCCATGCAGAAAACCGCGCTCACGCATCCGCGTGAGCACGTTTTCCGCGGAGATCAGGCACATTGGCACCCCGACCCCGGGCAGCGTGGTGGCGCCGGCGAAGTAGAGGTTGCCCACCTTGTCTGAGACGTTCTTGCCCCGGAGGAAGGCCGACTGCCGCAGGGTGTGCGCGGGGCCGATGGCGCTCGCCCGCCACGAGTTATAGCGCCGGGCAAAGTCGCCCGGCCCGATGGTGCGGCGCACCTCGATGCGCTGGCTGAGGTCCGGCTCGCCGAGTTTTTTGGCCACCAGCCGGACGGCGTGGTCGGCGATCTGGCCCACTAGCGGCGACTGGGCCTCACCGAAGGCGTCGCCGCACCCGATCTCTGGGTCGGCCGGGGCGGGTACGAGCACGAAAAGGTTCTCGCAGCCTTCCGGGGCAACCTCGGGGTTGGTCTTGCTCGCCGCGCACACGTAGATCGAATCCGAGGCGGGCAAGCTCCGCAGGCGCGGCGCGCGGCGCCGCAATGCTTTTCGGCCCCCCAAACACCGTGTCAAAGTCGCGATCCCAGTCCGGCTCGAAGAACAGCGTGTGGTGGGCGAGCCCCGCGACCGCGCCGCGCACCCCGAGGAGCACTACCACGGCGCTAAGCCCCGGATCGCGGCTCGCCCACCACCGCCGGGAGCGGGAGCGCTCCTCCTCGCCGAGCAACTGGGTTTCCGTGTGGTGAAGGTCCGCGCAGCTGACCACGGCGTCGCAGGCCAGGGTCTCGCCCGCGCCGTGCCCGTCGCCGCCAGACGGCTCGACGCACACGCCGGTGGCGCGCCGGTCGCGGCCGTGCCCGCGGGTAACGATCCGGGTCGCCCGGCACCCGTAGCGCAACTCGACGCCGGCGTCGGCGCACACCCTTTCTAGGGCCCGGGTGATCGCGCTAAATCCGCCTTCGGGGTAGAAAACCCCGGCGCTGAGGTCCGCGTGGCTCATCAAGTGGTAGAGCGAGGGGATCTGGTCTGGCCGAGACGACAAGAACACCGCCGGGTACTCGAGTATTTGGCGCAGCACCGGGTGCCGGGTGACGCGCCGGGCCTTGGCGCGCAGCGGTTCGATGAGCAGCCGAGCCAGCCGCGGCAGCTGGCAGGCGACTTCCCAACTGCACAAGTCCCGCGGCCGGGAGAAGGTGGTAAACAAGAACTTCTGCTCCGCGGTCCGGTACGCCTGCGCTGCCGAGCGCAGGTACCCGGCCAGCCGGGCCCCCGAACCCGGATCGAGGCGCTCAAAAAGCGCGTCCGCCCGCCCAGTTTCCACATCCACAACGTCGCGATTCTTGCCCACCACCCGGTAGGCCGGATCGAGGCGGCGCAGCCCGTAGAGCTCGTCGGTGCTAAGCCCAAAGTGGCCGAAGAACCACTCGAAGACTTCTGGCATGAGGTACCAGGAGGGGCCCGTCTCAAAGCGAAACCCGGCGACTTCTAGCTCATCCATGCGCCCGCCGCCGGCGCGGTTCTTCTCCACGACCGTCACGCGTTCGCCCGCCTGCCCCAGCAGCGCGGCCGTAGCCAGCCCGGCTACGCCGCCGCCGATGACGACGACGTCGCGCCCGGCGCGCGCGTGAGCGCTCATCGACGGGCTCCTTCCCGCGCCCACGGTTGTTCCCGCTTGAGGCGCCCGGGCCTGGGCGCACCCGAGCCGTAACGGGCCAGGGACCGGGCGATCACCCCAGCCTTGCGAGCCGGGCCCACGCGAAGGCGCCCGCCTAAGATCTGCCGATAGTCGGCGCCCGCTAGGGCGTCGTTAAGCTCGTGGTAGAGGTCGAGCGCAGTACCCACCGCGATCCGGCACCGCCGGGACAGCCGGCCAAGCTGTGGCTCGGCGGCAGCAAAGTCCGCGCGCACCTGGGCCACCAGCTAGTTTTTGGTGGGGTTATCCACCACCCAGGGCAGATAGTCGCGCCCCAGCACAAGGCGATCGAAGGCGAGGTCGCGCAGGAAGTTCACCCGCTGGAACCCGGTTCCCAGCCGGCGCGCCCCGGCCACCAGCTCGGCATCCATCTCCGCCAGCTCGTAGCCGGGGGCCCTAGTGAAGGCCTGCACGCACATCTCGCCGATGACCTCGGCAGAACCGTAGATGTATTGCTCCAGCTCGTCCGGGCTGAAACTGCGCGGCTTAAGGTCCGCCCGCATGGACTGGAAGAAAGCCCCCAGCTGCTGGCCGGTAAACCCGCAGCGCTGCGCACTGCGGGCAAAAGCGTGCAGCACCGGGTCCGCGGACACCAGTCCGCAACCGACGGCAGCCTTACCAAGCGCCTCCCGCACGCTGGCCTCGTAAGAGCCCAGCAGCTCCTCGGCACGCGGGCGGGCTTCCGGGGCGTCAACAATCTCGTCGGCGATGCGCACCACCGCGTACAGCGCCTGAATATCCTCGCGGATCCCGCCCGGCAGCAGCCGGGTGGCTAGGCCAAAGCTAGTGGAATAGCTGGCCTGCACTTGCGCGGCCGCCCTGCGGCTCATCGCCGTGAACTCTCCTGCCCCGCCTGTCTTCTTCACGGTTACCCAGGATATCGGCCGGGCCCGCGGGACCTTGCTACCGGTACCTGCGCGGCAACTCGGGGCGACCCAGGCCCAGCATCAGGCGGTTTGCCCAGTTGAAAAAGGCGACAGAATTGATCGCGTCCACCACGGCTACCTCGTCGAGGCCCGCGCGGAGAAGGGCCTCGATGTGCGAGCTATCGACCTCAGGCGGTGTCGCCGTGAGCGCCACCGCCAAGCCGCGCACCGCGTCGAAGATCGGCTCGCCCACAGGCTGCTGCGCGCCCCGGGCCAGCAGCTGGTCGATCTCCGTGGAGCGCCCGGGCTCCTCGCTTAAGGTGCGCCCGGCGTGCACCGAGGCGCAGTAGACGCAACCGTTCAACCGGGACGTCACCGTGGCTGCGAACTCGCGGGCCGCACGCCCCAGACCGCCATCTGTGTTGTAGAAGATGTCGAGATCAGTCAACGTGCGGGCTTTAAGCGCCGCCGGGTCGCGGGCCAGCAGACGGAAATAGGGGTTGTCCGCCCGCTCCGGCTTGATCAGACTCTCGCGCTGGGCCGCAGTGAGCTCGGCCTTGGCCACGGGCTGCAGCCACGCCCGCCAGCCCAGCTGGTGGGCGACGAAGCGCTGCGGGACGACCAACTGGGCCAGCGGGTCGATCGGAAGGGCGGCGGTGCCCCTTAAGTCCGCGTCCACGGGGCCGCGCGCATCTGCGGCGCGCACCCGCCGCCCGTGGTTGCAGGCCACCTCCTCGGCGAGTGCTGGGGCTGCGGTGACGCCGTTGCCGGTGAGGGCGCGCAGCCCGGCAACAACGCGCAGCTGAAACGTCAAGAAGCTGATGAGCTGGGCCAGGCTCACCGCCACCGACGTCGTCCAGCCGGCCGCCGCGAGCGCCGCCCACGCCTCGGGTCGGCTGTCTCGGGGGTGGAAGACCATGAGGTGGGCCAGGTCCAGCGCGCCGGCGAGGTGCTCTCCAAAGACCTCCGCGCGGTGCCGAGACCACGGCCCCGGCTGGGATTCTCCCGCGAGCTCGGGTTCCGGGTAGACCCCGTAGGGCCCCAAAAGACGGGCGGCCTGAGCTGCCGCTACTACCTGGCCGGCAAGCTGTGCGCCCGCTTCGTCTTCGAGCAGCTCGGCGTAGAAGTTCTTCGCGGCGTCATCCTCGTGGGCCACCGCGACCCAGGTAGCCACCGCGTAGCGCTCGGCCTAGTTGAGCCCCGAGGAGTCCGCGTCCTCTGGTTCTAGGAGGGCTCGGAAAGCCAGCTGGGCGTTATCTTTGGCCTGCGGGCGTGCGTGACGCAGCTCTTCCACGCGGGCGCTGCCAACCAGAAAATCGATGATGTCCGCCTGGGCGGGCGCGGTATCAGATGCCAAGATTTAGTCCTCCTGTGCGGTAACGCGAACCGGGGATCGCGTCGATGAGAGTGCGGGTGTACTCGGTCTGCGGGTGGGGGAAAATCTCTTCCGTCGGCCCGGCCTCGACTTGCCTGCCTCCGCTGAGGCCGGAGACCGTGTCCGAGATCTGGCGGACCACGGCGAGGTCGTGGGAGACGAAGATATAGGTCAGGTTGAGGTCGCGCTGCAGCTGGTCTAAAAGGCGCAGGATCTGCGCTTGCACGGTCACGTCCAAGGCCGAGACCGCCTCGTCGAAGACAACCAGGTCCGGCTCGACCACGAGCGCCCGGGCGATGGCCACCCGCTGCAGCTGTCCGCCGGACAGCTCTTTGGGCAGCCGTTCGGCCAGCTGCGGATCGAGCGCAACCAGCTCCAGGGCGCGCGCGATCTGCTCCGGCCCGGACGGCTTGCCAAAGTTCTCCAGCGGCTCGGCGATGATCGAGCTGATCTTCTGCCGCGGATCCAGCGAGGAGTACGGATTCTGGTAGACCATCTGCACCATCCTGCGCAGCTCGTCTGCATCCGCCGCGCCTGCCTTGCGGCGCTGTGGGGAACGCGCAAACCCGGTGGCCGCCGCGGCTGCGGTGCGGCCCACATCCAGCCCGTTAAGCTCAATCGTGCCACGGCTCGGCTCGTGCAGCCCGGCGATCGCGCGCCCCGTGGTGGTCTTCCCGGAGCCCGACTCGCCGACGATGGCGTGCGTGTGGCCGCGGCGTACCTGGA
Protein-coding sequences here:
- a CDS encoding aldo/keto reductase is translated as MTSSAVPHITLHDGNTIPQLGFGSFKVDNTEAERIVSEALQAGYRHIDTAAFYGNEEGVGRAIAASAIPRDELFITTKLWNDRHGDPDRALAESLDRLGLDFVDLYLIHWPCPAQDRYLQAWDYLQQAQQDKLVRSIGVSNFLPEHLDRLLREADAAPVVDQIELHPAYQRLDDVEFLRDHQIAVEAWGPLGQGKYALLDAPEVTRAAEAHGKGPGQVIIRWHLQHGRILFPKSANPERIRQNIDVFDFELTDEEMAAIDGLDRGLDGRVGRDPNEMEPGTI
- a CDS encoding ribose-5-phosphate isomerase, which translates into the protein MRVYLGADHAGFDLKNAAAEHLLSQGHEVIDCGAHELDPSDDYPAYCIEAASRTVNDPGSLGIVFGGSGNGEQIAANKVPGVRCALAWSVETAKLAREHNNAQVMGIGGRMHTQEEALEIIDAFMTQEWSQEERHQRRIDILSEYERTGVAPETPQA
- a CDS encoding mycothiol-dependent nitroreductase Rv2466c family protein, whose protein sequence is MTKEAEKTQQVTFWFDVSCPFAWQTSRWMKEVEKVRDIEITWLPMSLSVLNEGRDLDPGYLDMMKANWGPARVFAAVATEHPELVDQLYTAMGTAIHPGGEGGKKDFGAYDAVIESGLAEVGLDAAYAQVANTEEWDEKLREYHGLAMDAVGDEVGTPVVKLGEAAFFGPVITRVPRGEEAGEIFDAAVRLAEYPHFFELKRSRTESPQVK
- the pepN gene encoding aminopeptidase N, with translation MTSTNLTRAEAEARAELIQVEHYDVVLDLSEAAGEHADCFSSVTTIEFTARKAGDTFCDLQADSVTEVLLDSEDITESAVRLSARGYDEDRGLKLAGLTPGRHTLRVTAKCRYSRTGEGLHRFVDPADGQVYLYTQFETADAKRMVACFDQPDLKATWTFTITTPRDWTVISNGPQSRSFAGTRAVHRSRIDYPLSTYLIAVCAGPYVGVHDEWRGHLTHHPETPEDQPAADEEIRIPLAIYTRASIAKHLDAHRLFTETKQGFDYYHRNFGFAYPYGKYDQVFVPEFNAGAMENAGCITIRDEYVFTSAATHYRYERRADTVLHEMAHMWFGDLVTMRWWDDLWLNESFATWASAMSQSEETEYQTAWVTFTAVEKAWAYSQDQLPTTHPISTDASDIETVNQNFDGITYAKGASVLKQLQAYVGRENFFAGVRRHFAAHAFGNATFTDLVGALEQASGRDLSDWARQWLKTTGISRLSPTFTLAEDGTYAEFAVLQDSETLRDHRVAVGLYRLDEDGVVRRFRRVELDVSGARTEVAELVGEQAADLVLVNDDDLTYCLMGLDDASRAFVTEHIAQIESPMARTLCWSAAWEDTRSGTLPAREFVRLVARGAASETQLSVTERILAQAAIAAHRYADPEWARAEGTELLCDALVDGARGANREAALIFAQALCRVPLSERASDYLAGVLDGQAGAIEVDADLRWLALTALISHGKVADPEGQIARLASDDRSSSGAMAAVRARAAVPTPEAKERGWQAATSGQLSNLGLRFTNEGLTWAGSEELMTAFSARYFEVAEDIWRRFSPEMAQRTLVELYPHWEASQEQLERADQLIAASQGGLKRVIAENRDRMARALRLREIDA
- a CDS encoding isoprenoid biosynthesis enzyme family protein, encoding MAQVRADFAAAEPQLGRLSRRCRIAVGTALDLYHELNDALAGADYRQILGGRLRVGPARKAGVIARSLARYGSGAPRPGRLKREQPWAREGARR
- a CDS encoding phytoene/squalene synthase family protein, whose protein sequence is MKKTGGAGEFTAMSRRAAAQVQASYSTSFGLATRLLPGGIREDIQALYAVVRIADEIVDAPEARPRAEELLGSYEASVREALGKAAVGCGLVSADPVLHAFARSAQRCGFTGQQLGAFFQSMRADLKPRSFSPDELEQYIYGSAEVIGEMCVQAFTRAPGYELAEMDAELVAGARRLGTGFQRVNFLRDLAFDRLVLGRDYLPWVVDNPTKN
- a CDS encoding alkylhydroperoxidase domain protein; protein product: MACNHGRRVRAADARGPVDADLRGTAALPIDPLAQLVVPQRFVAHQLGWRAWLQPVAKAELTAAQRESLIKPERADNPYFRLLARDPAALKARTLTDLDIFYNTDGGLGRAAREFAATVTSRLNGCVYCASVHAGRTLSEEPGRSTEIDQLLARGAQQPVGEPIFDAVRGLAVALTATPPEVDSSHIEALLRAGLDEVAVVDAINSVAFFNWANRLMLGLGRPELPRRYR